The Sediminispirochaeta smaragdinae DSM 11293 genome has a segment encoding these proteins:
- a CDS encoding substrate-binding domain-containing protein produces MKKTLTILAALLLVSSFVFANGAQETAEKKQMMGVVTPSADHGFTAESIRHCEAQVKALSQKYGFDYHFMTAAESGEQSNAVETILVMKPDVMVLWPVNGDELRSAAQSVMDAGVPLIVYDRFITGLTPDAEISGDNIAIGEKAGRYFNDYFKEDLANGQVNYLEFKGDSSTVPMERTNGFLSTASGNFNLVQSFVTNWSQQTAMEQMENFLNTKSKDEIESVKAIFTHDDEIVFGIVEALKNYHGNAKINIRLVNGVSAGEGFMDLFENSGLEGIDFVTYTFSPSMVRDAVDLGLKVLQGETLEKSYKIPTDMVDKTNYKTYMESDLYKTRYGL; encoded by the coding sequence ATGAAAAAAACACTGACGATTCTTGCCGCCCTGTTGCTTGTAAGCAGCTTTGTCTTTGCCAACGGTGCACAGGAAACAGCTGAAAAGAAACAGATGATGGGGGTTGTGACCCCCAGTGCGGATCATGGATTCACTGCAGAATCCATTCGTCACTGTGAAGCCCAAGTCAAGGCCCTTTCCCAAAAATATGGTTTTGATTATCACTTCATGACTGCTGCAGAATCAGGAGAACAGAGTAATGCTGTCGAAACCATTCTTGTAATGAAACCCGATGTCATGGTCCTTTGGCCTGTGAATGGTGATGAACTGCGCAGTGCGGCACAGTCTGTTATGGATGCCGGGGTTCCTTTGATTGTCTATGACCGTTTTATCACCGGCTTAACCCCCGATGCTGAAATTTCCGGTGACAATATTGCCATTGGAGAAAAAGCCGGCCGCTATTTCAACGACTATTTCAAAGAAGATCTTGCGAATGGACAAGTAAATTATCTTGAGTTTAAGGGCGACAGTTCAACTGTGCCGATGGAAAGGACCAATGGATTTCTCTCCACCGCAAGTGGAAACTTCAACCTTGTCCAATCCTTCGTTACCAACTGGAGTCAGCAGACTGCAATGGAACAGATGGAAAACTTCCTTAATACAAAGAGTAAGGACGAAATCGAATCCGTTAAGGCCATATTTACCCATGATGATGAGATCGTATTTGGTATTGTTGAAGCATTGAAGAACTATCACGGCAATGCCAAGATAAACATTCGCCTGGTCAATGGTGTTTCCGCCGGAGAGGGTTTTATGGACCTGTTTGAGAATTCCGGTCTGGAAGGTATCGATTTTGTGACATATACCTTTTCTCCCTCCATGGTCCGGGATGCTGTCGATCTTGGTCTGAAAGTCCTTCAGGGGGAAACACTTGAGAAGAGTTACAAGATTCCCACCGACATGGTAGATAAGACCAATTACAAAACGTATATGGAAAGTGATCTCTATAAAACCCGCTACGGCCTCTAA